From Haloglomus litoreum, the proteins below share one genomic window:
- a CDS encoding acetone carboxylase subunit gamma, which produces MTDLEQARVESLIDGELSWNELRNEVLPDPKDPDRFEKTRAVLQERVDWDDPILVPLNDHLYVVGTDEGRVIRTDCGEDLCDAGENWKRSCQVFVREDEDEFEELYEEYMHVDPDWAFELREWYCPECYQLLDVDAVPVGYPVLTPFEPDIDTFYEEWQGRPAPDREGDQAAD; this is translated from the coding sequence ATGACTGATCTGGAACAAGCACGTGTGGAATCGCTCATCGACGGCGAGCTGTCCTGGAACGAGCTGCGCAACGAGGTGCTCCCGGACCCGAAGGACCCCGACCGCTTCGAGAAGACCCGAGCGGTGCTGCAGGAGCGGGTCGACTGGGACGACCCCATCCTCGTCCCGCTGAACGACCACCTGTACGTGGTCGGGACCGACGAGGGCCGCGTCATCAGGACCGACTGCGGCGAGGACCTCTGTGACGCCGGCGAGAACTGGAAGCGCTCCTGTCAGGTCTTCGTCCGGGAGGACGAGGACGAGTTCGAGGAGCTCTACGAGGAGTACATGCACGTCGACCCGGACTGGGCGTTCGAGCTCCGGGAGTGGTACTGCCCGGAGTGCTACCAGCTCCTCGACGTGGACGCGGTGCCGGTCGGCTATCCGGTGCTCACGCCGTTCGAACCGGACATCGACACCTTCTACGAGGAGTGGCAGGGTCGGCCTGCCCCGGACCGCGAGGGCGACCAGGCCGCGGACTGA
- a CDS encoding hydantoinase B/oxoprolinase family protein: MSKPESELHDPGTTTRERELEKVDPPIGWDGQTLQEMLDEGEQRLEETGRYQGLDELELKENDPFKYEQMYSRLRGALVSARETALHVSASPIVREIGELCFQIYTPEGDSVAVSTGIIVHVHTGSLAIKYMIEQDYEHNRGIQPGDVFCNNDNDLGNVHTTDVHTFVPIFYDDELVAWADGVTHEIDIGGMTRGHDQVASTNRHEDGLYATCEKIGEDDKLYQDWRDRGQRGVRTPMYWDLDEKCRLAGCHMIREAIHEMIDEVGVELFKDFLYEAVEEGRQIMESRVKERMFPGTYREAGFHPIQWEDKAWQPGAQQNMMNHLPIEMTIDGEGGMELDMEGATPPGPHPFNCAKGSMEGALWVYLTQSILHDGKVNDGAHYAVDTNYPEGTVVNPQDPELSYHTPWLTIFPTYLAVSRALSSGFFSRGFREEVVTGYGEPCDALQGGGKLMDSLADAIPDALGDYWPVGPFDFSCQGLGASAVRDGLDYGYAMFNPEADLGDVEEWEQTQWGLIQLARRVKPNTAGHGKYRGGSGWEGLHTIMGSEDVSLYALSIPTVTWSGAGMSGGYPGGTSYSVRAHDTDLARRTVTDEPYPLDDMPHHGRIEEQIEAEEIIRDQDGMFFPEQFENYDLLRYQTSGGPGWGDPLDRPLEKVKEDIEEDIFTPDVVEEVYGVVGEYDAENREFTVDRPATAERREEIREERAERTQSFEEFFDEERARVRKGDWNDGVQYMYEGVFETSEEWAQDFREFWDLSDGYSP; encoded by the coding sequence ATGAGCAAACCCGAATCAGAACTCCACGACCCAGGAACGACCACCCGCGAACGCGAGCTGGAGAAGGTCGACCCGCCAATCGGCTGGGACGGCCAGACCCTCCAGGAGATGCTCGACGAGGGCGAACAGCGCCTCGAGGAGACCGGGCGCTACCAGGGCCTCGACGAACTCGAGCTCAAGGAGAACGACCCGTTCAAGTACGAGCAGATGTACTCGCGGCTCCGGGGCGCGCTGGTCTCGGCCCGCGAGACCGCCCTGCACGTCTCGGCGTCACCCATCGTCCGCGAGATCGGGGAGCTGTGCTTCCAGATCTACACGCCCGAGGGCGACTCCGTTGCGGTGTCGACGGGCATCATCGTCCACGTCCACACCGGCTCGCTCGCGATCAAGTACATGATCGAGCAGGACTACGAGCACAACCGCGGCATCCAGCCGGGGGACGTCTTCTGCAACAACGACAACGACCTCGGCAACGTCCACACCACGGACGTCCACACCTTCGTCCCCATCTTCTACGACGACGAACTCGTCGCGTGGGCCGACGGTGTCACCCACGAAATCGACATCGGTGGGATGACCCGCGGCCACGACCAGGTCGCGTCCACGAACCGTCACGAGGACGGGCTGTACGCGACGTGTGAGAAGATCGGTGAGGACGACAAGCTGTACCAGGACTGGCGTGACCGCGGCCAGCGGGGTGTCCGCACCCCGATGTACTGGGACCTCGACGAGAAGTGTCGGCTCGCGGGGTGCCACATGATCCGCGAGGCGATCCACGAGATGATCGACGAGGTCGGCGTCGAGCTGTTCAAGGACTTCCTCTACGAGGCCGTCGAGGAAGGCCGCCAGATCATGGAGTCCCGGGTCAAAGAGCGGATGTTCCCCGGGACGTACCGCGAGGCCGGCTTCCACCCGATCCAGTGGGAGGACAAGGCCTGGCAGCCCGGGGCCCAGCAGAACATGATGAACCACCTCCCCATCGAGATGACCATCGACGGGGAGGGCGGGATGGAGCTGGACATGGAGGGTGCCACCCCACCCGGCCCGCACCCGTTCAACTGCGCGAAGGGCTCGATGGAGGGCGCCCTCTGGGTGTATCTCACCCAGTCCATCCTCCACGACGGGAAGGTCAACGACGGGGCCCACTACGCGGTGGACACCAACTACCCGGAGGGGACGGTGGTGAACCCGCAGGACCCCGAGCTGTCGTACCACACTCCGTGGCTGACGATCTTCCCCACCTACCTGGCCGTGTCGCGGGCACTCTCCAGCGGCTTCTTCTCGCGGGGGTTCCGCGAGGAGGTCGTCACGGGCTACGGGGAGCCCTGCGACGCGCTGCAGGGCGGGGGGAAGCTGATGGACTCGCTGGCCGACGCCATCCCGGACGCGCTGGGTGACTACTGGCCGGTGGGACCGTTCGACTTCTCGTGTCAGGGGCTCGGCGCCTCGGCGGTCCGGGACGGCCTCGATTACGGGTACGCGATGTTCAACCCGGAGGCCGACCTGGGCGACGTCGAGGAGTGGGAGCAGACCCAGTGGGGCCTCATCCAGCTGGCCCGGCGGGTCAAGCCCAACACGGCGGGGCACGGCAAGTACCGTGGCGGCTCCGGCTGGGAGGGGCTCCACACGATCATGGGCAGCGAGGACGTCTCGCTGTACGCGCTCAGCATCCCGACGGTGACGTGGTCGGGCGCCGGCATGTCCGGCGGCTACCCCGGCGGGACGAGCTACTCCGTGCGCGCACACGACACGGACCTGGCCAGGCGGACCGTCACGGACGAGCCGTACCCGCTCGACGACATGCCCCACCACGGCCGGATCGAGGAGCAGATCGAGGCCGAGGAGATCATCCGCGATCAGGACGGGATGTTCTTCCCGGAGCAGTTCGAGAACTACGACCTGCTCCGCTACCAGACCAGCGGCGGTCCGGGCTGGGGTGACCCGCTCGATCGGCCGCTCGAGAAGGTGAAGGAGGACATCGAGGAGGACATCTTCACGCCGGACGTGGTCGAGGAGGTGTACGGCGTGGTCGGCGAGTACGACGCGGAGAACCGCGAGTTCACGGTCGATCGCCCGGCCACGGCCGAGCGGCGCGAGGAGATCCGCGAGGAGCGCGCCGAGCGGACCCAGTCGTTCGAGGAGTTCTTCGATGAGGAGCGGGCCCGCGTGCGGAAGGGCGACTGGAACGACGGCGTCCAGTACATGTACGAGGGCGTCTTCGAGACGAGCGAGGAGTGGGCCCAGGACTTCCGCGAGTTCTGGGACCTCAGCGACGGCTACTCCCCCTAG
- a CDS encoding hydantoinase/oxoprolinase family protein: MSTEDQSEHEPRLLALDTGGTMTDSFIVDEEANYTVGKAQTTPDDESVGVKNSFDNGLGYWGTSFSESAASLDGVVYAGTAMLNRLLEREGEGDIGVITTAGFEDHHRMGRGIASWADLSYAGRLHAREHEHPEPLVPRENIKGVRERVNMLGVPIISIYEDEIREAVHDLLDRDVRVIAVCTIFSYANQEHEQKIKEIAEEIKDERNDDTPVWLSSEQNPVRGETPRLNTLILEAYAVEPSREQLYNIEDTLQEEGLDSPFRVLTSSGGTIAPDHDWLAETMLSGPIGGVFGGEFMTDKLGIDNLVCSDVGGTSFDVALITEGHYPTRWDQTLAQIPTNIPMTALDSIGSGTGSYLRVDRASDRIEVGPDSAGYLVGVANEDADVETPTVTDCTALLGYINPDFFLGGDIPIDVDAAREAIDEQLASNLGEDPVETARGVLNIVERDMANELRSMVHGLGYSPENYNLISYGGGGPLHAAGYTKPLNFKDILVPDWAAAFSAFGTACADSAYRYDQSVDVILQPDFSNADDVADTLTGVFHKVREKAADAFERDGIDSDVMEFRPAIRAQYTGMLDDLEVQIEDFWDGGLDGEDIEQVIERFEDEFGRVFQRAARSPENGYQFTVAIGTGVAPSTKPELPDEEPVSADTPPEQAHKNERAIYWEGDWHDADIWNMNHIQAGNVIEGPAVTEAPATTMLVPPGWEASLDNNRIYHLSPPDQ, from the coding sequence ATGAGCACCGAAGACCAGTCAGAACACGAACCGCGTCTCCTCGCCCTCGACACGGGCGGTACCATGACGGACTCGTTCATCGTCGACGAGGAGGCGAACTACACGGTCGGAAAGGCACAGACGACGCCGGACGACGAGTCGGTCGGCGTCAAGAACTCGTTCGACAACGGGTTGGGTTACTGGGGCACCTCGTTCAGCGAGAGTGCCGCCTCGCTCGACGGCGTCGTCTACGCCGGAACGGCGATGCTCAACCGGCTTCTCGAGCGTGAGGGTGAGGGGGATATCGGCGTCATCACGACCGCCGGCTTCGAGGACCACCACCGGATGGGTCGGGGCATCGCCAGTTGGGCGGACCTGTCGTACGCGGGGCGGCTCCACGCCCGGGAGCACGAACACCCCGAACCGCTCGTCCCCCGGGAGAACATCAAGGGGGTCCGCGAGCGCGTCAACATGCTGGGCGTCCCGATCATCAGCATCTACGAGGACGAGATCCGCGAGGCCGTCCACGACCTGCTCGACCGGGATGTCCGGGTCATCGCCGTCTGCACGATCTTCTCCTACGCGAACCAGGAGCACGAGCAGAAGATCAAGGAGATCGCCGAGGAGATCAAGGACGAGCGCAACGACGACACGCCGGTCTGGCTCTCGAGCGAGCAGAACCCGGTCCGGGGCGAGACCCCGCGACTGAACACGCTCATCCTCGAAGCCTACGCCGTGGAGCCGTCGCGCGAGCAGCTCTACAACATCGAGGACACCCTGCAGGAGGAGGGGCTGGACTCGCCGTTCCGGGTCCTGACCTCGTCCGGTGGGACCATCGCGCCGGACCACGACTGGCTGGCCGAGACGATGCTGTCGGGCCCCATCGGCGGGGTGTTCGGCGGCGAGTTCATGACCGACAAGCTCGGCATCGACAACCTGGTCTGCTCGGACGTCGGGGGCACCAGCTTCGACGTGGCCCTCATCACCGAGGGGCACTACCCGACACGCTGGGACCAGACCCTGGCGCAGATCCCGACCAACATCCCGATGACGGCGCTGGACTCCATCGGCTCGGGAACCGGGTCGTACCTCCGTGTCGACCGCGCCTCCGACCGGATCGAGGTCGGGCCGGACTCGGCGGGCTACCTCGTCGGCGTCGCCAACGAAGACGCTGACGTCGAGACCCCCACCGTGACGGACTGCACGGCGCTGCTGGGGTACATCAACCCCGACTTCTTCCTCGGCGGTGACATCCCCATCGATGTCGACGCGGCCCGCGAGGCCATCGACGAGCAGCTCGCCAGCAACCTCGGCGAGGACCCCGTCGAGACGGCCCGTGGTGTGCTCAACATCGTCGAGCGCGACATGGCCAACGAGCTCCGCTCGATGGTCCACGGGCTGGGCTACTCGCCGGAGAACTACAACCTCATCAGCTACGGTGGCGGCGGCCCGCTCCACGCGGCCGGCTACACCAAGCCGCTGAACTTCAAGGACATCCTCGTCCCGGACTGGGCGGCGGCGTTCTCGGCGTTCGGCACCGCCTGCGCCGACTCCGCCTACCGGTACGACCAGTCCGTCGACGTCATCCTCCAGCCCGACTTCAGCAACGCCGACGACGTGGCCGACACGCTGACCGGGGTGTTCCACAAGGTGCGGGAGAAGGCGGCCGACGCCTTCGAGCGCGACGGCATCGACTCCGACGTCATGGAGTTCCGGCCGGCCATCCGCGCCCAGTACACCGGCATGCTCGACGACCTGGAGGTCCAGATCGAGGACTTCTGGGACGGGGGCTTGGACGGCGAGGACATCGAACAGGTCATCGAGCGGTTCGAGGACGAGTTCGGTCGCGTGTTCCAGCGTGCGGCTCGCTCGCCCGAGAACGGCTACCAGTTCACCGTCGCCATCGGTACGGGGGTCGCCCCCTCGACCAAGCCCGAACTCCCCGACGAGGAGCCGGTGTCGGCCGACACGCCGCCGGAGCAGGCTCACAAGAACGAGCGGGCCATCTACTGGGAGGGCGACTGGCACGACGCGGACATCTGGAACATGAATCACATCCAGGCCGGTAACGTCATCGAGGGGCCGGCGGTCACGGAGGCCCCGGCGACGACGATGCTGGTCCCGCCAGGCTGGGAGGCATCGCTCGACAACAACCGCATCTACCACCTGTCACCACCAGACCAATGA
- a CDS encoding IclR family transcriptional regulator, producing the protein MALTEPGRMVKSARTAFEIIEYIHEQDGAELGELADQLDLAKSTIHGYLATLESLEYLVNEGGRYHLSLKFLYHGTAARNAVPLSGLADGTLTALAEETSLVAWLVVEEHGRAVYLDRVVSNDAVRTYGRVSKRTDLHGPASGKAILAHLPDSRIRDILDSYGLPARTEHTITDEETLFEELSAIRRRGYATSEHEVALGVQSVAAPVHYRGEVLGAISVSGTSNQVDEEYFETELPDVVTLAAADLADQYAERHG; encoded by the coding sequence ATGGCACTAACCGAGCCCGGCCGGATGGTGAAGTCGGCTCGAACCGCGTTCGAGATCATCGAGTACATCCACGAGCAGGACGGCGCCGAGCTGGGCGAGCTGGCCGATCAGCTGGACCTCGCGAAGAGCACCATCCACGGCTACCTGGCCACGCTGGAGTCGCTCGAGTACCTCGTCAACGAGGGCGGACGGTACCACCTGAGTCTGAAGTTCCTCTACCACGGGACGGCCGCGCGCAACGCGGTGCCGCTCTCGGGGCTCGCCGACGGGACGCTCACCGCGCTGGCCGAGGAGACCTCGCTCGTCGCCTGGCTCGTCGTCGAGGAGCACGGCCGGGCCGTCTACCTCGACCGGGTCGTCAGCAACGATGCCGTCCGGACCTACGGGCGCGTCAGCAAGCGGACCGACCTCCACGGCCCGGCCTCCGGCAAGGCCATCCTCGCACACCTCCCGGACAGCCGGATCCGGGACATCCTGGACAGCTACGGGCTCCCCGCCCGCACGGAACACACCATCACCGACGAGGAGACGCTGTTCGAGGAGCTGTCGGCGATCCGCCGGCGGGGGTACGCCACCAGCGAACACGAGGTCGCGCTCGGTGTCCAGTCGGTGGCCGCGCCGGTCCACTACCGGGGGGAGGTGCTCGGCGCCATCAGCGTCTCGGGCACGTCGAACCAGGTCGACGAGGAGTACTTCGAGACGGAGCTCCCGGACGTGGTGACGCTGGCCGCCGCCGACCTGGCCGACCAGTACGCCGAACGGCACGGCTGA
- a CDS encoding archaea-specific SMC-related protein: MSDGANVSSESATGPAALTASNIGGIDRAEVSFSPGVTVLTGYNATNRTSLLQAINGVLGGSEATLRSNADEGQVSLTIGDEEYTRTYIRTASGVSTGGEPFSDAPELIDLFVSLFGDNEVRRAVTGGEDLHDLVMGPVDTAAIERRIRDLQSEREELKTERSRVVERRNELPELEQRRAEIDERIAEIDEAIEELRETVAEFEEDADAAEEANELVDELDRRRQQLSQTEDEIELVESERTALEAELADLREERAALPDEAEEDESDLEAQLSEARQRKRELDGEISSLTTIVEFNRDVLSGEEHDLRSIEADEGDVTAALAPEAERDVVCWTCGSRVERGAIDERLADLESVVEAKREERESVRRRIDEFEERIESVQEQARRRSTLERDLERTEEKIEQRTERLAELESTAEELRETIQELEVRAAETEALRENDLLEAYEELSDLQYERGQLEQERDDLRDEIAEVESLPEPAELEARIDEVTEELEAQRSHITDLEAAVVEEFNERMADILGILQFSNIARVWIERRSGTGRGAETTFELHVVREDEGGTVYEDVVGNLSESEREVIGLVVALSGYLAHEVHETVPFIVLDSLEAIDAERIAELVSYFSEFAAYLVVALLPEDADALSDSYARVAPAEFNSPP, translated from the coding sequence ATGAGTGACGGGGCGAACGTGAGCAGCGAGTCGGCCACCGGACCCGCGGCCCTGACCGCATCGAACATCGGGGGCATCGACCGTGCGGAGGTGTCGTTCTCGCCCGGTGTGACGGTCCTCACCGGCTACAACGCCACCAACCGGACCTCGCTCCTGCAGGCCATCAACGGGGTACTGGGTGGGTCCGAGGCGACCCTCCGGAGCAACGCCGACGAGGGGCAGGTCTCCCTGACCATCGGCGACGAGGAGTACACCCGGACGTACATCCGGACGGCCTCGGGCGTCAGCACCGGTGGGGAACCGTTCAGCGACGCCCCCGAGCTGATCGATCTCTTCGTCTCGCTGTTCGGGGACAACGAGGTCCGGCGGGCCGTGACGGGCGGTGAGGACCTGCACGACCTCGTCATGGGGCCGGTCGACACCGCCGCCATCGAGCGGCGGATCCGCGACCTCCAGTCGGAGCGTGAGGAGCTGAAGACCGAGCGGAGCCGTGTGGTCGAGCGCCGCAACGAGCTGCCCGAACTGGAGCAGCGTCGGGCGGAGATCGACGAGCGGATCGCGGAGATCGACGAGGCCATCGAGGAGCTCCGGGAGACGGTCGCCGAGTTCGAGGAGGACGCCGACGCGGCCGAGGAGGCCAACGAGCTGGTCGACGAGCTGGACCGCCGCCGCCAGCAGCTGAGCCAGACCGAGGACGAGATCGAGCTGGTCGAGTCCGAGCGAACCGCACTGGAGGCGGAGCTGGCGGACCTCCGGGAGGAGCGTGCGGCGCTGCCCGACGAGGCCGAGGAGGACGAGTCGGACCTGGAGGCGCAGCTCTCGGAGGCTCGACAGCGAAAGCGGGAGCTCGACGGCGAGATATCCAGCCTGACGACCATCGTCGAGTTCAACCGCGATGTCCTCTCCGGCGAGGAACACGACCTCCGCTCCATCGAGGCGGACGAGGGGGACGTGACCGCGGCGCTGGCTCCGGAGGCCGAACGGGACGTGGTCTGCTGGACCTGCGGGAGCCGTGTCGAGCGGGGGGCCATCGACGAGCGGCTGGCGGATCTGGAGTCGGTCGTCGAGGCGAAACGCGAGGAGCGCGAGTCGGTCCGGCGCCGCATCGACGAGTTCGAGGAACGCATCGAGTCGGTGCAGGAGCAGGCACGGCGCCGCTCGACGCTCGAACGCGACCTCGAGCGCACCGAGGAGAAGATCGAGCAACGCACCGAGCGGCTCGCGGAGCTGGAGTCGACGGCCGAGGAACTCCGCGAGACCATCCAGGAGCTGGAGGTCCGGGCCGCCGAGACCGAGGCGCTCCGGGAGAACGACCTGCTGGAGGCGTACGAGGAGCTGAGCGACCTGCAGTACGAGCGCGGCCAGCTCGAACAGGAACGGGACGACCTCCGCGACGAGATCGCCGAGGTCGAGTCCCTCCCCGAGCCGGCCGAGCTCGAGGCCCGCATCGACGAGGTGACCGAGGAGCTCGAGGCTCAGCGCTCGCACATCACGGATCTGGAGGCAGCGGTCGTCGAGGAGTTCAACGAGCGGATGGCGGACATCCTCGGCATCCTCCAGTTCAGCAACATCGCGCGCGTCTGGATCGAGCGCCGAAGCGGCACCGGCCGGGGGGCCGAGACGACCTTCGAGCTCCACGTCGTCCGTGAGGACGAGGGCGGGACGGTGTACGAGGACGTTGTCGGAAACCTGAGTGAGAGCGAACGGGAGGTCATCGGGCTCGTCGTCGCGCTGTCGGGCTATCTCGCCCACGAGGTCCACGAGACGGTTCCGTTCATCGTGCTCGATTCGCTCGAGGCCATCGACGCCGAGCGCATCGCGGAGCTGGTCTCGTACTTCTCGGAGTTCGCCGCGTATCTCGTCGTCGCCCTCCTCCCGGAGGACGCGGACGCGCTGTCGGACTCCTACGCACGGGTCGCCCCCGCGGAGTTCAACAGCCCCCCCTGA
- the rdfA gene encoding rod-determining factor RdfA translates to MSEPTDSCSCKVGRSIESYGLGGLDAELVGRRNESDASLRDLADYTNRRILEAALDAAAVDLSDALYGAVDDDDAVGVLYDVLAADDTPTERVARVRTRLTQQGVDIDEVQSDWVTHTTMRTHLNECLAVDTSREASITLDDGRDTIEWARNRCASVVEQTLERLRNAGLLTTGPLELSVTIQVTCTDCGSSYRPDELLAERACDCPVTGQSD, encoded by the coding sequence ATGTCCGAACCGACGGATTCCTGCTCCTGCAAGGTCGGCCGGAGCATCGAGAGCTACGGGCTGGGCGGGCTCGACGCGGAACTGGTCGGCCGGCGCAACGAGTCGGACGCGAGCCTGCGCGACCTGGCCGACTACACCAACCGGCGGATCCTGGAGGCCGCACTCGACGCGGCCGCGGTCGACCTGAGCGACGCGCTCTACGGCGCCGTGGACGATGACGACGCCGTCGGCGTGCTGTACGACGTCCTCGCCGCCGACGACACGCCCACCGAACGGGTCGCTCGTGTCCGGACGCGGCTGACCCAGCAGGGCGTCGACATCGACGAGGTGCAGTCCGACTGGGTCACCCACACCACGATGCGGACCCACCTGAACGAGTGCCTGGCGGTGGACACCTCGCGCGAGGCCTCCATCACCCTCGACGACGGCCGGGACACCATCGAGTGGGCGCGGAACCGCTGTGCCAGCGTCGTCGAGCAGACCCTGGAGCGGTTGCGGAACGCCGGACTGCTGACCACCGGGCCGCTCGAACTCTCCGTGACGATCCAGGTCACCTGCACCGACTGCGGGTCGAGCTACCGACCCGACGAGCTTCTCGCGGAACGCGCGTGTGACTGCCCGGTGACGGGGCAGTCGGACTGA
- a CDS encoding gamma carbonic anhydrase family protein, which produces MDSRTYAFEGAEPEIHEDAHVSREATLVGDVTVEADASVWPGVVLRGDVAPVRIGRAAHVGDNATLHGSEVSRGVMVGHGAVLNDTFVAAGAMVGFNSTVTDSTIGTRSIVASGTVVPADYEVPPESFVRGMPASVTPLEETNIDPDEVFEEYHSGEYTNLAERHEELFE; this is translated from the coding sequence ATGGACAGCCGCACCTACGCGTTCGAAGGAGCAGAGCCCGAGATCCACGAGGACGCTCACGTGAGCCGGGAGGCGACGCTGGTCGGCGACGTGACCGTCGAGGCGGACGCGAGCGTCTGGCCCGGCGTCGTACTCCGGGGCGACGTGGCCCCCGTCCGGATCGGCAGGGCCGCCCACGTCGGGGACAACGCCACCCTCCACGGTTCGGAGGTGAGCCGCGGGGTGATGGTCGGGCACGGGGCCGTCCTCAACGACACGTTCGTCGCGGCGGGCGCGATGGTCGGGTTCAACTCCACCGTCACCGACTCCACCATCGGCACGCGGAGCATCGTCGCCTCGGGCACGGTGGTCCCGGCGGACTACGAGGTCCCGCCGGAGTCGTTCGTCCGGGGGATGCCCGCCTCGGTCACGCCGCTCGAGGAGACGAACATCGATCCCGACGAGGTGTTCGAGGAGTACCACTCCGGCGAGTACACGAACCTCGCGGAGCGTCACGAGGAACTGTTCGAGTGA
- a CDS encoding TIGR03571 family LLM class oxidoreductase: MTECDADHRNAGFERLFGDDGLTVGTGFPLTDSRQSRPPVERELELAAHAEAVGFDALWARDVPFRWPRFRDTGQTYDTFPWLSHVAAHTDEVALGTASVVLPIRHPAHVAKAAASVDRLSDGRLVLGVATGDRDPEYDAFDVDPEERGARFRESVATMRALWRGEFPEREGWWGELDGELDLVPKPTTGTLPLLPTGHCRQTVEWLGANGDGWLFYHLPEDTLASYLDDWHAAAAEKPFAMALQAKLADDPTADPEHVHQGFRAGAEWFVEYFARLETVGVDHVLVGVGADGESDPERALTRFAEAVIEQV; this comes from the coding sequence GTGACGGAGTGCGACGCCGACCACCGCAACGCCGGCTTCGAGCGCCTGTTCGGCGACGACGGCCTCACCGTCGGGACGGGCTTCCCGCTCACCGACAGCCGGCAGTCGCGCCCGCCGGTCGAGCGCGAGCTGGAACTCGCCGCGCACGCCGAGGCGGTCGGGTTCGACGCGCTGTGGGCCCGCGACGTGCCCTTCCGCTGGCCGCGCTTCCGCGACACCGGCCAGACCTACGACACCTTCCCCTGGCTGAGCCACGTCGCCGCCCACACCGACGAGGTGGCCCTGGGCACGGCGAGCGTCGTCCTGCCCATCCGCCACCCGGCCCACGTCGCGAAGGCGGCCGCGTCGGTCGACCGCCTCTCGGACGGGCGACTCGTGCTGGGCGTCGCCACCGGTGACCGGGACCCGGAGTACGACGCGTTCGACGTCGACCCCGAGGAGCGCGGCGCGCGCTTCCGGGAGTCGGTCGCCACGATGCGGGCGCTCTGGCGTGGGGAGTTCCCCGAGCGCGAGGGCTGGTGGGGCGAACTCGACGGAGAACTGGACCTCGTCCCGAAGCCGACGACCGGGACGCTGCCGCTGCTTCCGACCGGCCACTGCCGCCAGACCGTCGAGTGGCTCGGCGCGAACGGCGACGGCTGGCTGTTCTACCACCTCCCCGAGGACACGCTGGCGTCGTACCTCGACGACTGGCACGCCGCCGCGGCTGAGAAACCGTTCGCGATGGCGCTGCAGGCGAAGCTGGCCGACGACCCGACGGCCGACCCCGAGCACGTCCACCAGGGCTTCCGGGCGGGTGCGGAGTGGTTCGTCGAGTACTTCGCTCGACTGGAAACGGTGGGCGTCGACCACGTCCTCGTCGGGGTCGGTGCGGACGGGGAGTCGGACCCCGAGCGGGCGCTGACGCGGTTCGCCGAGGCGGTCATCGAGCAGGTGTAG